A single genomic interval of Magnetococcales bacterium harbors:
- the gltB gene encoding glutamate synthase large subunit — translation MTQTGLPEKQGLYDPRFEHDACGVGFVADIHGRKSHRILEMALEVLVNMTHRGAAGSDPLTGDGAGIMIQMPDDFLRKRCSAINIQLPPPGEYGVGVFFLPKEVELRNACQRTTEIIVREEGQAILGWRDVPINSVARIGFVAKSAEPVIRQVFIGMHNRPESADDNWFERRLYVIRRRIENAVVDYEDPDLKSFHIASMSTRVLLYKGMFLADQVAAYYQDLNEPDMVSAFAMVHQRYSTNTFPTWELAHPFRMIAHNGEINTLRGNINWMRAREAALSSNLFGDDIKKLFPIIPEGISDSASFDRAVEFLVLSGRSVAHAIMMLIPEAWENHAHMDADRRAFYQYHDSMMEPWDGPAAVAFTDGRVIGATLDRNGLRPARYQVTRSGLCIMASEAGTITFPPEEELINWRLQPGRMFVLDLEQKRIIDDQEIKAQIIGRQPYRQWIEENLLYLDRLPDGPVPDPEALPLRQRQKIFGYTEEEVNLLMLPMVVEGQEATGSMGTDTALPVLSDRPISLFNYFKQLFAQVTNPAIDPIREELVMSLFIQLGPVGNLLAEGPEHVQRLQLKQPILTNKDLARIRALQHPTLKSSTFSMLWPVVEGPDGMDRALRRLLEHVAVAVSAGCTLVILSDRGVNQAMAPIPALLAASAVHHHLIRSGIRNGASILVETGEVREVHHFALLLGYGVSAVNPWLAFEILADAVQQNLLPADITPEKAEYNFIKATGKGLLKVFSKMGISTLRSYCGAQIFEAVGINRHVIERHFTGTVSRIEGIGMSIIAREALQRHQQIVENVVYLDALPAGGEYKFRYGGERHMWNPDTISLLQRATRENDYEIFKKFTRLIDEQAQGLCTLRGMFKLKKAGKPIPLHEVEPASLIVKRFVTGAMSFGSISKEAHETLAIAMNRIGGKSNTGEGGESAERFKPRPNGDLPRSAVKQVASARFGVSSHYLANSDEMQIKVCQGAKPGEGGQLPGHKVNEVIARTRNTTPGVTLISPPPHHDIYSIEDLAQLIFDLKNVNPKSRVSVKLVAAVGVGTIAAGVSKAHSDMILISGFDGGTGASPLSSIKHAGVPWELGLAESQQTLVLNDLRGRVRLQVDGQLRTGRDVIIGALLGAEEFGFATAPLIVEGCIMMRKCHLGTCPVGIATQDVELRKKYSGKAQYLVNYFYFVANQVRELMAEMGFRHIDDMVGRMDCIEVNDAIEHWKSRGLDFSKILTRPDVPTHISTRFEQPQDHGLDKQLDHQLLVLAQRTFQTRDPIEIHLNIRNTDRSVGAMMGGEISKQFGKEGLPNNTIQCFFRGVAGQSFGAFNVPGVSLHIEGASNDYVGKGMSGGRIAIRPHAGATFVPEENIIVGNTVLYGATGGEAYFRGIAGERFAVRNSGARAVVEGVGDHGCEYMTGGVVVVLGRTGRNFAAGMSGGMAFVLDGEGRFSSLCNSAMVVMEPVQDATDVETLHALIKNHVTYTGSEVGKRLLADWPAALARFIKVIPLEYKRVMQEMARKMEGKVAHG, via the coding sequence ATGACACAGACTGGGTTGCCTGAGAAACAGGGCTTGTATGATCCCCGCTTCGAACACGATGCCTGCGGGGTCGGGTTTGTGGCCGACATTCATGGCCGAAAATCCCACCGCATTCTGGAGATGGCCCTGGAAGTGCTGGTCAACATGACCCACCGGGGGGCTGCCGGTTCGGATCCCCTCACTGGCGATGGGGCCGGCATCATGATCCAGATGCCCGACGATTTTCTGCGCAAACGCTGTTCAGCCATCAATATCCAACTCCCACCTCCCGGGGAGTACGGTGTCGGGGTCTTTTTTCTGCCCAAAGAGGTGGAACTCCGCAATGCCTGCCAGCGCACCACGGAAATCATCGTGCGTGAAGAAGGACAAGCCATCCTCGGCTGGCGCGATGTGCCCATCAACTCGGTGGCCCGGATCGGGTTTGTCGCCAAATCGGCGGAACCGGTCATCCGGCAGGTCTTCATCGGCATGCACAATCGTCCCGAGTCTGCCGACGACAACTGGTTTGAACGGCGCCTCTATGTCATCCGGCGCCGCATCGAAAATGCGGTTGTTGACTACGAAGATCCCGATCTGAAATCGTTTCATATCGCCAGCATGTCCACGCGGGTCCTGCTCTACAAGGGGATGTTTTTGGCCGATCAGGTGGCAGCCTACTACCAGGATCTGAATGAACCGGACATGGTGAGCGCCTTCGCCATGGTTCATCAACGCTACTCGACCAACACTTTCCCTACCTGGGAACTTGCCCATCCCTTCCGAATGATTGCCCACAATGGTGAAATCAATACCTTGCGTGGCAACATCAACTGGATGCGTGCCCGCGAGGCTGCCCTGTCGTCCAATCTGTTTGGTGACGACATCAAAAAATTGTTTCCCATCATCCCCGAGGGCATTTCCGATTCGGCATCCTTTGATCGTGCCGTGGAATTTCTGGTCCTTTCCGGTCGCTCCGTGGCCCACGCCATCATGATGCTGATTCCGGAAGCCTGGGAAAACCATGCCCACATGGATGCCGACCGGCGGGCATTCTACCAATACCATGATTCCATGATGGAACCCTGGGACGGACCGGCAGCCGTGGCCTTCACCGATGGACGGGTCATCGGTGCCACCCTGGATCGCAACGGTCTGCGCCCGGCCCGCTATCAGGTGACGCGCAGCGGTTTGTGCATCATGGCCTCGGAGGCTGGCACCATCACCTTTCCGCCCGAAGAAGAACTGATCAACTGGCGGCTGCAACCTGGACGCATGTTTGTCCTGGACCTGGAACAAAAACGCATCATCGACGACCAGGAAATCAAGGCCCAGATCATCGGCCGTCAACCCTACCGGCAATGGATCGAAGAAAATCTGCTCTACCTCGACCGGCTGCCGGATGGACCCGTTCCCGACCCGGAGGCTTTGCCCCTGCGCCAACGGCAGAAAATATTTGGCTACACCGAAGAGGAAGTCAACCTGCTGATGCTGCCCATGGTCGTGGAAGGACAGGAGGCCACGGGATCCATGGGAACCGATACGGCCCTGCCGGTGCTGTCGGATCGTCCCATATCCCTGTTCAATTATTTCAAACAGCTTTTTGCCCAGGTCACCAACCCGGCCATCGATCCCATCCGCGAAGAGCTGGTGATGAGCCTGTTCATCCAGCTCGGACCGGTCGGCAACCTGTTGGCGGAAGGCCCCGAACACGTTCAGAGATTGCAACTGAAACAACCCATCCTGACCAACAAGGATCTGGCCAGGATTCGCGCCCTGCAACACCCCACCCTGAAATCATCCACCTTTTCAATGCTCTGGCCGGTGGTGGAAGGTCCGGATGGCATGGATCGTGCCCTGCGCCGCCTGCTGGAACATGTCGCCGTGGCCGTCTCTGCCGGGTGTACCCTGGTGATTCTGAGCGACCGGGGTGTCAACCAGGCCATGGCCCCCATTCCGGCCCTGCTGGCAGCCTCGGCGGTCCATCACCACCTGATCCGGTCCGGGATTCGCAACGGGGCCAGCATTCTGGTGGAGACCGGCGAAGTCCGCGAAGTCCACCATTTTGCCCTGCTGTTGGGCTACGGGGTGAGCGCCGTCAATCCCTGGCTCGCCTTTGAAATCCTGGCCGATGCCGTGCAACAAAACCTGCTCCCAGCCGATATCACACCGGAGAAAGCCGAATACAATTTCATCAAGGCCACGGGCAAAGGGTTGCTGAAGGTGTTCTCCAAGATGGGCATCTCCACCCTGCGCAGCTATTGCGGTGCCCAGATTTTCGAGGCGGTTGGCATCAATCGCCACGTCATCGAACGCCATTTTACCGGCACGGTCTCCCGCATCGAGGGGATCGGCATGTCCATCATTGCCCGCGAGGCATTGCAGCGCCACCAACAAATTGTTGAAAATGTCGTCTATCTGGATGCACTCCCGGCTGGCGGCGAATACAAGTTTCGCTACGGCGGCGAACGCCACATGTGGAACCCGGATACGATCTCTCTCCTCCAACGGGCCACACGCGAAAACGACTATGAAATATTCAAAAAATTCACGCGCCTGATCGACGAGCAGGCCCAGGGATTGTGTACCCTTCGCGGCATGTTCAAACTCAAAAAGGCCGGCAAACCGATCCCCCTGCATGAGGTGGAACCGGCGTCTCTCATCGTCAAACGGTTTGTCACGGGGGCCATGTCGTTCGGCTCCATTTCCAAGGAGGCGCACGAAACCCTGGCCATCGCCATGAACCGGATCGGCGGCAAGTCCAACACCGGTGAGGGAGGTGAATCCGCCGAGCGGTTCAAACCCCGCCCGAATGGCGACCTGCCCCGCAGCGCTGTCAAACAGGTGGCATCGGCCCGGTTCGGGGTCAGCAGCCACTACCTGGCCAACTCCGACGAAATGCAGATCAAGGTTTGCCAGGGGGCCAAGCCCGGTGAAGGGGGCCAACTGCCGGGGCACAAGGTCAATGAAGTGATCGCCCGGACCCGCAACACCACCCCGGGAGTGACGCTCATCAGTCCACCCCCGCATCACGATATCTATTCCATCGAGGATCTGGCCCAATTGATCTTCGATCTGAAGAATGTCAATCCCAAAAGCCGGGTATCGGTCAAGCTCGTGGCTGCGGTCGGGGTGGGTACCATCGCGGCGGGTGTCTCCAAGGCCCACTCCGACATGATCCTCATTTCCGGCTTCGATGGCGGCACCGGGGCCAGCCCTTTGAGTTCCATCAAACACGCCGGCGTCCCCTGGGAACTGGGATTGGCCGAGAGCCAGCAAACTCTGGTGTTGAACGACCTGCGCGGTCGGGTCCGCCTGCAGGTGGACGGACAGTTGCGCACCGGTCGGGATGTGATCATCGGTGCCCTGCTCGGGGCCGAAGAGTTCGGGTTTGCCACCGCCCCCCTGATCGTCGAAGGGTGCATCATGATGCGCAAATGCCATCTGGGTACCTGCCCGGTGGGCATTGCCACCCAGGATGTGGAACTGCGCAAGAAATATTCCGGCAAAGCCCAGTATCTGGTCAACTATTTCTACTTCGTGGCCAACCAGGTCCGGGAACTCATGGCAGAAATGGGCTTCCGGCACATCGATGACATGGTTGGCCGGATGGATTGCATCGAGGTCAATGACGCCATCGAGCATTGGAAAAGCCGGGGATTGGATTTTTCCAAAATATTGACCAGACCGGATGTCCCAACCCACATTTCCACCCGCTTCGAACAACCCCAGGACCATGGCTTGGACAAGCAACTGGATCATCAGCTCCTGGTATTGGCCCAGCGGACCTTCCAGACCCGGGATCCCATCGAAATCCACCTGAACATCCGCAATACCGACCGTTCCGTCGGGGCCATGATGGGCGGTGAAATATCCAAGCAGTTCGGCAAGGAAGGGTTGCCGAACAATACCATCCAATGCTTTTTCCGGGGAGTGGCCGGACAAAGCTTCGGGGCCTTCAATGTTCCCGGCGTTTCGCTCCACATCGAAGGGGCCAGCAACGACTATGTCGGCAAGGGGATGTCTGGTGGTCGGATCGCCATCCGCCCGCATGCCGGAGCCACGTTTGTTCCTGAGGAAAATATCATTGTCGGCAACACCGTCCTTTACGGGGCCACAGGTGGCGAGGCTTATTTCCGGGGAATAGCCGGGGAGCGGTTTGCCGTGCGCAACTCAGGGGCCAGGGCCGTGGTCGAAGGGGTGGGCGATCATGGGTGCGAATACATGACCGGTGGGGTGGTTGTGGTCCTGGGCCGGACCGGACGCAATTTTGCCGCCGGCATGAGCGGTGGTATGGCCTTTGTTCTGGATGGAGAGGGACGGTTTTCCTCTCTGTGCAACAGCGCCATGGTCGTGATGGAACCCGTCCAGGATGCCACGGATGTGGAAACCCTGCACGCCCTGATCAAAAATCACGTCACCTATACCGGCAGTGAAGTCGGTAAAAGACTCCTGGCGGATTGGCCGGCGGCTTTGGCACGATTCATCAAGGTGATACCCCTGGAATACAAGCGCGTCATGCAGGAGATGGCCCGGAAAATGGAGGGGAAGGTGGCCCATGGGTAA
- a CDS encoding glutamate synthase subunit beta yields MGKITGFMEIERETPHLRPVSERIHDWRDLYQEFPQERLQEQASRCMDCGVPFCHEGCSLHNVIPSWNDLVYRNRWAEAVDVLHRTNNFPEFTGRVCPAPCEAACVVGINREPVTIREIEKNIVEEGFKRGLIQPGKPLGKSGKRVAVVGSGPAGLAASQQLVRAGHDVILFEKNPQAGGLLRYGIPDFKLEKWVIDRRLEQMAAEGLTIRTGVHIGVDFPGQKILKEFHAVILAGGAEQPRDLNIPGRELAGIHFAMDFLVQQNRRLAGMEIPPEQTILATDRRVVVIGGGDTGADCVGTAIRQKAKSVTQIELLAKPPKNRSPETPWPVWPHQLRTSTSHMEGCERLWSVATRAFHGSNSRHVTTLECVRLLWEAQENRGRPVMREIPRSEFTLEADLVLLAMGFVHPVRAGLLEQLGVELTANGHVQADSRNMTNIPGLFVAGDMHIGQSLVLRAIASGRQTAQAVDGWLRGGKSVLV; encoded by the coding sequence ATGGGTAAGATCACCGGTTTCATGGAGATTGAACGGGAAACACCCCACCTGCGACCGGTTTCCGAGCGCATCCACGACTGGCGTGACCTTTACCAGGAGTTTCCTCAGGAACGTCTCCAGGAACAGGCCTCCCGCTGCATGGATTGCGGGGTGCCTTTCTGCCATGAGGGGTGTTCTCTGCATAATGTCATCCCGAGCTGGAATGATCTGGTCTATCGGAACCGCTGGGCAGAAGCCGTCGATGTGTTGCATCGAACCAACAATTTTCCCGAATTTACCGGTCGGGTTTGTCCGGCTCCGTGCGAGGCGGCCTGCGTGGTGGGCATCAACCGGGAACCTGTCACGATCCGGGAAATCGAAAAAAACATCGTTGAAGAGGGCTTCAAACGGGGTTTGATCCAACCCGGCAAACCGCTGGGCAAGTCCGGCAAGCGGGTGGCGGTGGTGGGGTCGGGACCGGCAGGATTGGCGGCCAGTCAACAGTTGGTGCGGGCGGGACATGATGTCATCCTGTTTGAAAAAAATCCCCAGGCCGGTGGTTTGTTGCGCTATGGCATTCCGGATTTCAAGCTGGAAAAGTGGGTGATCGACCGACGCCTGGAGCAGATGGCGGCGGAAGGGTTGACCATTCGGACCGGGGTTCACATCGGCGTTGATTTTCCCGGCCAAAAAATTCTGAAGGAATTTCATGCGGTCATCCTGGCCGGCGGGGCCGAGCAGCCCCGTGACCTGAACATTCCCGGACGTGAATTGGCAGGAATTCACTTTGCCATGGATTTTCTTGTCCAACAAAACCGGCGTTTGGCCGGCATGGAAATTCCTCCGGAACAGACCATTCTGGCCACGGATCGGCGGGTTGTGGTCATTGGGGGCGGGGATACCGGGGCGGATTGTGTCGGGACCGCCATCCGCCAGAAAGCCAAAAGCGTCACCCAGATCGAACTATTGGCCAAACCACCCAAAAACCGTTCCCCGGAGACCCCCTGGCCGGTCTGGCCGCATCAGCTGCGCACCTCCACGTCGCACATGGAAGGGTGTGAACGTCTCTGGAGTGTAGCGACTCGGGCCTTTCACGGCAGCAACAGTCGCCACGTCACGACCCTGGAGTGCGTGCGTCTCCTCTGGGAGGCCCAGGAAAACCGGGGGCGTCCGGTCATGCGGGAGATTCCCCGCAGCGAGTTTACCCTTGAAGCCGATCTGGTCCTTCTGGCCATGGGATTTGTCCATCCGGTCCGTGCCGGCCTGCTGGAACAACTCGGGGTCGAGCTGACCGCCAATGGTCATGTGCAGGCCGATTCCCGGAATATGACCAATATTCCCGGCCTGTTTGTTGCCGGTGACATGCACATAGGACAATCCCTGGTGCTGCGGGCGATTGCCAGTGGCCGCCAAACCGCCCAGGCCGTGGATGGCTGGCTGCGCGGGGGAAAGTCCGTGCTGGTCTGA
- a CDS encoding tetratricopeptide repeat protein, with product MHQERLDNWLRRFAQDPRAVWDDVVRGRVPVPGYEQADLAETLSMVFGGLPKEHPHIKLLDTTMTQWVDEFLAWSAEERHHFGFSRHVFCLVQGARGAGYLQLPEFARHVRTHLPRYRSILPVLQLAPSRDPLLAFYQVLSGSPVHAPQLPALWHNLCSQADDLLPGYYLHIGLQGLRQCPGKSAATQPPWISGLLAWLPHAPSEKDFIRKFRALRAMYPQKPETWRRWLEPILDQSHPVLAGVSRERIEWWAKEVLPSKKGSQARKSKAQHLRSPDPDDLQIVLDKYLQGRDFTALTDDLKNLFSRHEDFVTKTGNTDFFVRAVSVAARTLLCTSNRQTTLLSLRLLQRALELEPWNGISWNLYGRAMRVSGRVEVAEWIFWEAIRRDPNNLSNYTELARLLVNQGRPTEAEALFREAMRIDPRDIHSRTELGRLLVNQDRLPEAEALFREAMRIDPQHVHSRTELGRLLARQNKINEARDMFNEILDIDKNNPYARNALKSLKTPPEMAPGEIFLEHLVPDAPEEIFHSGEEPLENPLLDFPGMTTQADEKSLHEAHFASHQIHMQNAQTNQQNMDLQETLLDAWHHEALRPAACAKQADFRLDVDGPQSVELQAIGREQLLDLLQTNSQNSIVIFFGQRHGLLATEGRTVSPASPDSPAWQLEAALQEENWRERVQDLSKGFHGYLNQWLRLAAGETDLWNTLRREEKTRSSSVLDQRVLSEINRFKRSDMPPSHADLRSSLRRIAASTLQGGTDRISMEATQ from the coding sequence GTGCATCAGGAGCGTCTTGACAACTGGTTGCGACGGTTTGCACAGGATCCCCGTGCCGTCTGGGATGACGTTGTCAGGGGTCGTGTGCCCGTGCCCGGCTACGAGCAGGCGGATCTTGCCGAAACCTTGAGCATGGTTTTTGGGGGGTTGCCAAAGGAGCATCCCCACATCAAGCTCCTGGACACTACCATGACCCAATGGGTTGATGAATTTTTGGCGTGGTCTGCCGAAGAGCGGCATCATTTTGGATTTTCACGGCATGTTTTCTGTCTGGTGCAGGGGGCGCGTGGGGCGGGGTATTTGCAATTGCCAGAATTTGCCAGGCATGTGAGGACTCATTTGCCACGTTACCGCAGCATTCTGCCGGTTTTGCAATTGGCCCCATCACGGGATCCGCTCCTGGCTTTTTATCAGGTCCTGTCCGGGTCCCCCGTCCATGCGCCACAATTGCCTGCACTTTGGCACAATTTGTGTTCCCAGGCGGATGATCTCCTGCCAGGCTATTATCTGCATATCGGTTTGCAGGGATTGCGGCAATGTCCGGGGAAATCTGCAGCGACTCAACCTCCCTGGATCAGCGGTTTGCTGGCATGGTTGCCGCATGCTCCTTCCGAAAAAGATTTCATCAGAAAATTTCGGGCGCTACGTGCCATGTACCCCCAAAAACCGGAGACTTGGCGGCGGTGGCTGGAGCCAATTCTGGATCAGTCGCATCCGGTTCTGGCAGGAGTCTCCCGGGAACGGATTGAATGGTGGGCCAAAGAGGTACTCCCATCAAAAAAAGGTTCCCAGGCCAGAAAATCCAAGGCTCAACATCTGCGATCTCCCGATCCGGATGATTTGCAAATAGTTTTGGACAAGTATCTCCAGGGTCGTGATTTTACCGCCCTGACAGATGATCTGAAAAATTTGTTTTCCAGACATGAAGATTTCGTGACCAAAACCGGAAACACCGATTTTTTTGTCCGCGCCGTGAGTGTTGCTGCCAGGACTCTTTTGTGCACTTCCAACCGCCAAACCACCCTCCTTTCCTTGCGTTTGTTGCAACGTGCTTTGGAATTGGAACCCTGGAATGGCATATCCTGGAACCTGTATGGCAGGGCCATGCGAGTCTCAGGTCGGGTCGAAGTGGCGGAGTGGATTTTTTGGGAGGCAATCCGGCGCGATCCGAATAATTTGAGTAATTATACAGAACTGGCCCGCCTGCTGGTTAACCAGGGGAGGCCCACCGAAGCCGAAGCCCTGTTCCGCGAGGCCATGCGCATTGATCCGCGAGATATTCATTCCCGTACTGAACTGGGCCGCCTGCTGGTCAACCAGGATAGGCTTCCCGAAGCCGAAGCCCTGTTCCGCGAGGCCATGCGCATTGATCCGCAACACGTTCATTCCCGTACTGAACTGGGCCGCCTGCTGGCCCGCCAAAACAAGATCAACGAAGCCAGGGATATGTTCAACGAGATTCTGGATATTGACAAAAATAATCCTTATGCCAGAAATGCCCTGAAATCACTCAAAACACCTCCTGAAATGGCACCTGGAGAAATATTTCTGGAACACCTCGTTCCGGATGCTCCTGAAGAAATATTTCATTCAGGGGAAGAACCGCTGGAAAACCCTCTCCTGGATTTCCCGGGAATGACAACTCAAGCGGATGAAAAATCCTTGCATGAAGCTCATTTTGCAAGTCATCAGATACATATGCAAAATGCACAAACGAATCAACAAAATATGGATTTGCAAGAAACATTGCTGGATGCGTGGCATCATGAAGCCCTGCGGCCAGCCGCATGTGCCAAACAGGCAGATTTTCGCCTGGACGTGGACGGACCTCAATCTGTCGAATTACAGGCGATAGGGCGCGAGCAATTGCTGGATTTGCTGCAAACCAATTCCCAAAACAGCATCGTCATTTTTTTCGGGCAACGGCACGGTCTGCTTGCCACGGAGGGCAGAACTGTCTCTCCGGCATCACCCGATTCACCAGCCTGGCAACTGGAAGCGGCATTGCAAGAAGAAAATTGGCGTGAGAGGGTCCAGGATTTGAGCAAGGGATTCCATGGCTACCTGAATCAGTGGCTGCGTCTTGCCGCCGGCGAAACAGATTTGTGGAACACGTTGCGTCGTGAAGAGAAAACCCGTTCAAGCTCCGTGCTGGATCAACGTGTTCTTTCTGAAATCAACCGGTTTAAACGATCAGATATGCCTCCTTCGCACGCAGATCTGCGCTCCTCGCTGCGCCGTATCGCCGCATCCACGCTCCAGGGCGGCACGGACAGGATTTCCATGGAAGCAACACAATAA
- the secB gene encoding protein-export chaperone SecB, whose amino-acid sequence MAQSKPPTPPSPPAPPAESQNADQPVFHVVKIYLKDLSFENPNTPEVFQLNQEPRVDFNLSSSTTAKENGHYEVTLHVVTDVKLDNKTMFLVDVTYAGLFLIRNVPEEHAEVLLGVDCPTILFPYLRHVISATVTEGGFKPLLLDPINFAALFQQARAQRQAQQAKPPGQLTQ is encoded by the coding sequence ATGGCCCAATCCAAGCCCCCGACGCCTCCTTCCCCGCCCGCACCTCCGGCTGAGTCGCAAAATGCTGATCAGCCTGTCTTTCATGTGGTCAAGATTTATTTGAAGGATCTCTCCTTCGAAAATCCCAACACACCGGAAGTTTTCCAATTGAATCAGGAACCCCGGGTTGATTTCAACCTCTCCAGCAGCACAACGGCCAAGGAAAATGGTCACTACGAGGTGACCCTGCATGTGGTGACCGATGTCAAGCTGGACAACAAGACCATGTTTCTGGTGGATGTGACCTATGCAGGATTGTTCCTGATCCGCAATGTACCCGAGGAACATGCCGAGGTGTTGCTGGGGGTGGATTGTCCCACCATTCTGTTCCCCTACTTGCGGCATGTGATTTCGGCGACGGTGACCGAGGGAGGATTCAAGCCCTTGTTGTTGGATCCGATCAATTTTGCGGCCCTTTTTCAACAGGCCCGTGCCCAGCGGCAAGCCCAGCAGGCCAAGCCTCCCGGACAGCTCACCCAGTAA
- a CDS encoding DEAD/DEAH box helicase, translating to MEFTDLPIPEPVMAGIRDCGFSLCTPIQALTLPHLLAGRDVAGQAQTGTGKTAAFLIALYSRMLATPRTKAAPNGPDSPRALIIAPTRELVVQVERDARALGAHTGFAIAALYGGVDYEKQKLQLSASRIDLLIGTPGRLIDFYKQKIYTVKEVEVLIIDEADRMFDMGFIADLRYLLRRLPSFEKRLSVLFSATLSYRAQELSYEYMNNPVMLAVESDVKTAAMVRQFLYHVESGDKIRLLVGILRVELAEETTAGGGRVMIFVNTKRMGEKLKDWLDGNGISAGYLSGDVPQIKRLKVLQRFQDGELPVLIATDVAGRGLHIAGVTHVINFDLPENAEDYVHRIGRTARAGAAGDAISLVDEEGAYHLEAVETFIGMKIPVSWADDTMLPELKRPPRSAASVHARPQRNERRDRKGKSISSRPVRETTSQHVDAVATDSKMPDSKMPDSKTPDKKTRRPRRAAVSRPRAGATSDAIAGAIPGEGALPAESSENPTPTPAPAKRRRRRNRRSGTAQNGSQAGTTTPELVARGSPTEDVQDS from the coding sequence ATGGAGTTTACTGACCTTCCCATTCCCGAACCAGTCATGGCGGGTATACGCGACTGCGGGTTTTCCCTTTGTACGCCGATCCAGGCCTTGACGCTTCCTCATTTGCTGGCGGGTCGTGATGTCGCCGGGCAGGCACAGACGGGAACCGGCAAAACCGCAGCCTTTCTGATCGCCTTGTATTCCCGGATGCTCGCCACGCCGCGCACCAAAGCCGCGCCCAATGGACCTGACAGCCCACGCGCCCTGATCATCGCCCCCACCCGCGAACTCGTGGTCCAGGTGGAACGGGATGCCCGTGCCCTGGGTGCCCATACGGGATTTGCCATCGCCGCCCTCTATGGCGGAGTTGACTACGAAAAACAAAAACTGCAACTCTCTGCCAGCCGGATCGATCTCCTGATCGGCACGCCAGGACGGTTGATCGATTTTTATAAACAAAAAATCTATACCGTCAAAGAGGTCGAGGTGCTGATCATCGACGAAGCCGACCGCATGTTTGACATGGGGTTCATCGCCGATTTGCGCTATCTCCTTCGCCGGCTTCCCTCCTTCGAAAAGCGCCTCTCCGTCCTCTTTTCGGCGACCCTCTCCTATCGTGCCCAGGAGCTTTCCTACGAGTACATGAACAATCCCGTCATGTTGGCGGTGGAAAGCGATGTCAAAACCGCCGCCATGGTGCGACAGTTTCTCTATCATGTCGAATCTGGCGACAAGATTCGTCTGCTGGTGGGCATCCTGCGCGTCGAACTGGCCGAAGAGACCACGGCGGGCGGGGGACGGGTCATGATTTTCGTCAATACCAAGCGCATGGGTGAAAAGCTCAAAGATTGGCTGGATGGCAATGGCATCAGCGCCGGATATCTCTCCGGGGACGTTCCCCAGATCAAGCGTTTGAAAGTCCTGCAACGGTTTCAGGATGGAGAGCTGCCGGTCTTGATCGCCACGGATGTCGCCGGACGTGGTTTGCATATTGCCGGGGTGACACATGTCATCAATTTTGATCTGCCCGAAAATGCAGAGGATTATGTGCATCGTATCGGGCGCACGGCCCGGGCCGGGGCGGCGGGTGATGCCATCTCCCTGGTCGATGAGGAAGGGGCCTATCATCTGGAGGCCGTGGAAACCTTCATTGGCATGAAAATACCGGTTTCCTGGGCTGATGACACCATGTTGCCGGAACTGAAGCGACCGCCACGCTCCGCTGCCTCGGTCCATGCCCGTCCACAACGGAATGAGCGCCGTGACAGGAAAGGAAAATCCATCTCGTCCAGGCCGGTCCGCGAAACGACTTCGCAGCATGTGGACGCTGTCGCAACCGACAGCAAGATGCCCGACAGCAAGATGCCCGACAGCAAGACACCTGATAAAAAAACCAGGCGGCCACGACGCGCCGCCGTTTCACGTCCTCGGGCGGGTGCCACATCAGATGCCATTGCAGGTGCCATTCCTGGCGAGGGAGCCTTGCCAGCAGAAAGTTCCGAAAATCCCACCCCCACCCCTGCCCCCGCCAAAAGACGCCGGCGACGCAACCGTCGCTCCGGCACTGCCCAGAATGGTTCTCAGGCTGGAACCACGACCCCGGAGTTGGTTGCCCGTGGTTCCCCGACGGAGGATGTCCAGGATTCATGA
- the rpsT gene encoding 30S ribosomal protein S20, whose translation MANIKSAMKRARQTVKRNLRNRDAKSRMRTFTKKVLTVVETGDAAKAQEALRAAVSLLAISARKGVIHKNQAARRMRRLNAKVKVLATGT comes from the coding sequence GTGGCCAATATCAAATCCGCCATGAAGCGTGCCCGGCAGACAGTCAAGCGCAATCTGCGCAACCGGGACGCCAAATCGCGCATGCGCACGTTTACCAAGAAGGTGTTGACTGTTGTTGAAACGGGTGATGCCGCCAAAGCACAGGAAGCGCTCCGGGCGGCTGTTTCCCTGCTCGCCATCTCTGCCCGCAAGGGTGTCATTCACAAAAACCAGGCTGCTCGCCGCATGCGCCGACTGAATGCCAAGGTCAAAGTGCTGGCTACCGGTACCTGA